From one Planococcus citri chromosome 3, ihPlaCitr1.1, whole genome shotgun sequence genomic stretch:
- the LOC135839357 gene encoding protein PFC0760c-like, which translates to MKTIITLAIFIVLFEGIEPRALNGCAYVNTTFCNGINVDCINGIVTINGKQYKFIKPSDKVEITFNELKVNNKLVDKITAAPGSGRSSFLSGNPTREANGNKCPSVAKINASDILHYCVNGQLYIDGKKIENVKPTDNIVIISNDLRINGKFIRHIRDEGEEEEEEEEEDDNNGIEDEDDDSEENYEEDENESDEEIDDNAKEEDDEEEEEDEEAGDDEEKDDDEGEEEEGEELNNDDEEEDEVSEDEKEENDEDINENYDDDDDKGEEEEEEEEEEEEVEETDEENDDVEEEEIDNEDKEEVEENDEEEEEEAEEENDEEEEEEVDDDEEQEEAEEENDEENDEENEEVDDDEDENENDDDNDEAEDQQEVKTKNVNDGKKTYDFSGINLTCNGCSGIDMYWKNGKFFINDVEIKNYKRGDRLLIAGKKVYVNDKFNTSIMNSLHIFEISFKIGLSTRGIEPYYGARARPRGFIKSSSYRGYDFDSDSDSDSDSDSDSDSDSDSDDDYGKNIFMPSSRTSFISGVSPKKTIVFENNIVNGRRVPNYTITKSVNTPPRIINSQKSKVIKNVKKPVQKANSSKNNKTKTANKFNSSNSGKKIYDFSGMNITCNGWNSLNPYWIGDHHDHFRTDLEPPANDNFSPAFVDLRDAKIDSPQNKLQKGEEENDDSDNDAEDSDAEEEEDDDDETKDSDEEEDEDKAENSDGEEEDDDDYDEAKDGTDEEEDDDDDGDEEENEEDDDDGNENQEEEEDDDNVEEGEEEEEDDYDDYYEKQPPSVIMNFCNNVSTYTKNGRFYVNDYELKNFKSTDKVLIEHNNLYVNGKFIRYIKPKVSHSLYF; encoded by the exons ATGAAGACCATCATCACACTCGCCATTTTCATCGTACTATTTGAG GGAATTGAACCTCGAGCTTTGAACGGATGTGCGTATGTGAATACAACATTCTGTAATGGAATCAACGTTGACTGCATTAATGGAATAGTTACGATAAATGGCAAACAATATAAATTCATCAAACCATCTGATAAAGTAGAAATTACCTTCAATGAGTTAAAAGTGAATAACAAACTCGTCGATAAGATCACTGCCGCCCCTGGAAGTGGTAGGAGCTCTTTTCTTAGTGGCAATCCAACACGAGAAGCGAATGGCAATAAATGTCCATCTGTAGCAAAAATAAACGCATCTGATATACTTCACTATTGCGTAAATGGGCAGTTGTACATTGacggtaaaaaaattgaaaatgtaaaaccTACAGATAACAttgtaattatttcaaatgatcTTAGAATTAATGGTAAATTCATTCGACACATTCGAGATGAAGGAGAAGAGGAAGAAgaggaggaagaagaagatGATAATAATGGAATagaagatgaagatgatgacTCGGAAGAAAATTATGAGGAGGATGAAAATGAATCTGATGAAGAGATTGATGATAATGCGAAAGAAGAGGACGATGAGGAGGAAGAAGAGGATGAGGAGGCAGGGGATGACGAGGAGAAGGATGATGatgagggggaggaggaggaagggGAGGAGTTGaataatgatgatgaagaagagGATGAGGTTAGTGAAGATGAAAAGGAAGAGAACGATGAAGATATTAACGAAAAttatgatgacgatgacgataagggagaggaggaggaggaggaggaggaggaggaggaggaggtggaggagacAGATGAGGAAAACGATGATGTAGAGGAGGAGGAAATCGATAATGAAGACAAAGAGGAGGTAGAAGAAAATGAtgaagaagaggaagaagaagcagaagaagaaaatgatgaagaagaggaggaggaagtagatgatgatgaagagcaagaagaagcagaagaagaaaatgatgaagaaaatgatgaagaaaatgAGGAAgtagatgatgatgaagatgagaATGAGAATGACGACGATAATGATGAAGCAGAAGACCAAcaagaagtaaaaacaaaaaacgtcaATGATGGTAAAAAAACATACGATTTTTCTGGTATTAATTTAACATGCAATGGGTGTAGTGGAATAGATATGtactggaaaaatggaaaatttttcatcaacgatgttgagataaaaaattacaaacgagGTGATAGATTGTTGATAGCTGGGAAGAAAGTTTACGTGAACGACAAGTTCAACACCAGCAT TATGAATAgcctacatatttttgaaatatcatttaaaattgGATTATCTACTCGA GGCATAGAACCCTATTACGGTGCTAGAGCTAGACCCAGAGGCTTCATTAAATCGTCATCGTATCGTGGTTATGATTTTGATTCAGATTCAGATTCAGATTCAGATTCAGATTCAGATTCCGATTCAGATTCAGATTCCGATGATGATTacggtaaaaatattttcatgccAAGTAGTCGGACAAGTTTTATCAGCGGAGTTTCTCCAAAAAAGACCATTGTCTTTGAGAACAACATCGTTAACGGTCGTCGCGTACCCAATTATACTATAACAAAAAGTGTCAACACACCTCCGAGAATTATTAATTCGCAAAAATCCAAGGTGATTAAAAACGTAAAGAAACCAGTACAGAAGGCGAACTCgagtaaaaacaataaaacgaaaactgCCAACAAATTCAATTCCAGTAATAGTGGcaagaaaatttatgatttttctggGATGAATATAACTTGTAACGGATGGAATAGTTTGAATCCTTACTGGatag GCGACCATCACGACCATTTTCGAACCGATCTAGAGCCACCAGCCAATGATAACTTTTCTCCGGCATTTGTGGA TCTCCGAGACGCAAAAATAGACAGCCCTCAAAACAAACTGCAAA AAGGAGAGGAAGAGAATGACGACAGTGATAATGATGCAGAAGACAGTGATgcggaagaagaagaagacgatgaCGACGAGACAAAAGACAGTGATGAAGAGGAAGATGAAGATAAGGCAGAAAATAGTGATGGAGAGGAAGAAGATGATGATGACTACGACGAGGCAAAAGATGGCACTGACGAAGaagaagatgatgatgatgatggcgatgaagaagaaaatgaagaagacgacgacgatggcaaTGAAAATcaagaggaagaagaagacgaTGATAATGTGGAGGAGGGTGAGGAAGAAGAGGAAGATGATTATGACGATTATTATGAAAAACAACCACCAAGTGTAATTATGAATTTCTGCAATAATGTGTCAACTTACACGAAGAATGGAAGATTTTACGTAAACgattacgaattgaaaaatttcaagtcaactGACAAAGTATTGATTGAACATAATAACCTTTATGTGAATGGTAAATTTATTCGTTATATTAAGCCAAAGGTATCACATTCGCTTTACTTTTGA